In a single window of the Streptomyces sp. NBC_00094 genome:
- a CDS encoding FAD-dependent oxidoreductase: MSTHDTPTPDINPPDLGIPSTRTPSRRSVVTATGASALAAGLSAASGAPATALAPAAAPPGTDPRSYRTVARAIAVYDERDRPLVPGYLKIIENGLPAGRARATKRVLVIGAGPAGLLAADLLNRAGHDVVVIEANGNRVGGRIKTFRKGGHENGEQPFADPLQYAEAGAMRLPESHPLLMALIEKFALARQEFYLVDVEVENPTKQANRTWIHVNGVHMRRADYEKNPAKINDTFGVTGADRTRTAAAILADALEPARRLIRDKEGTALVDGWVEILREYGHWSMYRYLTEVAGLDTRTIDLIGTIQNLTSRLHLSFMHSFLSAALIDPRTRFWELKGGTGVLADALYAPVKGKVRLDRRAVRIDRLGGKVRVHTVAEDHQAGEEGVTEVFEGDEAVITVPFSGLRHVTFNPPLGYGKRRAITELHYDAATKVLLEFSRRWWEFTEAQWKEALNSIDDRLYERYRAGTVEHGAYLGAHRSVKDLGVSIPDGLKEYFSVFRPAARRDPEASHVRGGGTVSDNANRFMYFEHAHPMEGSDGGVMLASYSWADDALKWDAFADEERYLRALAGVQAVFGRRCEVFFTNKCKTQSWMRDHYAYGEASVLFPGQHTELFPDVPTSEGPLHFAGCHTSIKPAWIEGALESAVRTALKVHTG; encoded by the coding sequence ATGAGTACACACGACACGCCCACTCCGGACATCAACCCTCCGGACCTCGGCATTCCGAGCACCCGTACCCCCTCACGGCGTTCCGTGGTCACCGCGACCGGCGCCTCGGCGCTCGCCGCCGGGCTCTCGGCGGCCTCCGGCGCCCCCGCGACCGCGTTAGCGCCCGCCGCCGCGCCGCCCGGCACCGACCCCCGGTCGTACCGCACGGTCGCCCGCGCCATCGCCGTCTACGACGAGCGGGACCGACCCCTCGTCCCCGGCTACCTGAAGATCATCGAGAACGGCCTGCCCGCCGGCCGCGCCAGGGCGACGAAGCGGGTCCTCGTCATCGGCGCCGGACCGGCCGGCCTGCTCGCCGCCGACCTGCTCAACCGGGCCGGCCACGACGTCGTCGTGATCGAGGCCAACGGCAACCGCGTCGGCGGCCGCATCAAGACGTTCCGCAAGGGCGGCCACGAGAACGGCGAGCAGCCCTTCGCCGACCCCCTGCAGTACGCCGAGGCCGGGGCCATGCGGCTGCCCGAGAGCCACCCTCTCCTCATGGCGCTGATCGAGAAGTTCGCGCTCGCACGCCAGGAGTTCTACCTGGTGGACGTCGAGGTCGAGAACCCGACGAAGCAGGCCAACCGCACCTGGATCCACGTCAATGGCGTCCACATGCGCCGGGCCGACTACGAGAAGAACCCCGCGAAGATCAACGACACCTTCGGGGTCACCGGTGCCGACCGCACCCGGACCGCCGCCGCCATCCTCGCGGACGCCCTCGAACCGGCGCGCCGGCTCATCCGCGACAAGGAGGGGACGGCTCTCGTCGACGGCTGGGTCGAGATCCTCCGGGAGTACGGCCACTGGTCCATGTACCGGTACCTCACCGAGGTCGCCGGACTCGACACGAGGACCATCGACCTCATCGGCACCATCCAGAACCTGACCTCGCGGCTGCACCTCTCGTTCATGCACAGCTTCCTGTCCGCCGCGCTCATCGACCCCAGGACCAGGTTCTGGGAGCTCAAGGGCGGCACCGGCGTGCTCGCCGACGCGCTGTACGCGCCGGTGAAGGGCAAGGTGCGGCTCGACAGGCGCGCCGTACGCATCGACCGCCTCGGCGGCAAGGTCAGGGTGCACACCGTCGCCGAGGACCACCAGGCAGGCGAGGAGGGGGTCACGGAGGTCTTCGAGGGCGACGAGGCCGTCATCACCGTCCCCTTCTCCGGACTGCGCCACGTGACCTTCAACCCTCCGCTCGGGTACGGCAAGCGCCGGGCGATCACGGAGCTGCACTACGACGCCGCGACCAAGGTGCTGCTGGAGTTCTCCCGTCGCTGGTGGGAGTTCACCGAGGCGCAGTGGAAGGAGGCGCTGAACTCCATCGACGACCGGCTCTACGAGCGGTACCGGGCGGGTACGGTCGAGCACGGCGCCTACCTGGGCGCGCACCGGTCCGTGAAGGACCTGGGGGTGTCGATCCCCGACGGCCTCAAGGAGTACTTCTCCGTCTTCCGCCCGGCCGCGCGCCGCGATCCCGAGGCCTCTCACGTCCGGGGCGGCGGCACGGTCAGCGACAACGCCAACCGCTTCATGTACTTCGAGCACGCGCACCCGATGGAGGGCAGCGACGGCGGCGTCATGCTCGCCTCCTACAGCTGGGCCGACGACGCCCTCAAGTGGGACGCGTTCGCCGACGAGGAGCGGTACCTGCGGGCGCTCGCCGGAGTGCAGGCCGTCTTCGGCCGCCGCTGCGAGGTGTTCTTCACCAACAAGTGCAAGACACAGTCGTGGATGCGTGACCACTACGCGTACGGGGAGGCGTCCGTGCTCTTCCCGGGCCAGCACACGGAGCTGTTCCCCGACGTCCCCACCTCCGAGGGGCCGCTCCACTTCGCCGGGTGCCACACCTCCATCAAGCCCGCCTGGATCGAGGGCGCCCTCGAATCCGCCGTCCGGACGGCGCTGAAGGTCCACACGGGCTGA
- a CDS encoding helix-turn-helix transcriptional regulator, protein MSNNIALSVIEPDVTPCCPPLTERPLTADEAERTARMFKALGDPVRLRLFSAVASHEGGEACVCDISDVGVSQPTVSHHLKKLREAGLLSSERRGTWVYYRVEPSVLAAMGALLTKAAGHDK, encoded by the coding sequence ATGTCGAACAACATCGCGCTGTCGGTGATCGAGCCCGACGTCACCCCCTGCTGTCCGCCCCTCACGGAGCGGCCGCTCACCGCGGACGAGGCCGAGCGGACCGCGAGGATGTTCAAGGCGCTCGGCGACCCGGTCCGCCTCCGGCTCTTCTCCGCCGTCGCCTCCCACGAGGGCGGCGAGGCCTGCGTCTGCGACATCTCCGACGTCGGCGTCTCCCAGCCGACCGTCTCCCACCACCTGAAGAAGCTCAGGGAGGCCGGGCTGCTCTCCTCCGAGCGGCGCGGCACCTGGGTGTACTACCGCGTCGAACCGTCCGTGCTCGCCGCCATGGGCGCGCTCCTCACCAAGGCCGCCGGGCACGACAAGTAA
- a CDS encoding family 43 glycosylhydrolase yields the protein MLPISRRNLLRGAAGATALPFLGAAPAEARAASAEAVPPPRWVGAGSFAYVHDPSTFSGPRYLNDHTLIRSQGRWHLFGIVGDSAPRGEAPDSAAEISFAHASAPTPHGPWTAHADALTVDPSYFGEEHLWAPHVVEAGGRFWMFYAGGGADGAAISLATSTDLFTWTREPSGPLFRGIAARDPMVLRVGGEWVMYYTELSGPGGHHVVAHRRSADLVHWSEPGVAFTDASTDTTVSVTESPFVVERDGWYYLFIGPRNGYEGTDVLASRDPFRFELSGYAGHVAGHAVEVVTDGEAWYATAAGWFRQGLYVAPLQWRDTPPPWQSPDNPVAGLDVAGRLTVFALDAADRSMLRRVQVDPYTDSWSEWETFGGPAGAVPTLGRGTDGRLEVFSLAPGGVNLHHRVQRPDGGWGDWEEFGGPAGAAPAVARNADGRLEVFALSPGGASVARRRQTARGSAAWDPWDPGFGGASGAPPVVAANADGRLEVFVLSPGGAGIRHRWQEAPNGAWTAAWHPFGTAAGAAPRVAGDGSGRLTVTAIGPSGAGTFLRRQSVASGGWDAWGPLFGWSAAAPSLTANADGRLEAFSLAPGGGRLSHRWQVAAGGSWDAGGEFGEPGIRLAATPAVALDATGRNHVFAVTAEGRIRTRVQAQPSGGWRPWASFGARTIAPVVSGSPAL from the coding sequence ATGCTTCCGATCAGCAGGCGGAACCTCTTGCGGGGCGCCGCCGGGGCGACCGCGCTCCCGTTCCTGGGGGCGGCTCCGGCCGAGGCGCGGGCCGCATCGGCCGAGGCCGTACCGCCTCCTCGGTGGGTCGGCGCGGGATCCTTCGCGTACGTCCACGACCCGTCCACCTTCTCCGGCCCGCGCTATCTCAACGACCACACGCTGATCAGGTCCCAGGGCCGCTGGCACCTGTTCGGCATCGTCGGGGACAGCGCGCCGCGCGGCGAAGCCCCGGACAGCGCGGCGGAGATCTCCTTCGCCCATGCCTCCGCTCCGACCCCGCACGGGCCGTGGACCGCCCACGCCGACGCGCTCACCGTCGACCCCTCGTACTTCGGCGAGGAACACCTGTGGGCGCCGCACGTCGTCGAGGCGGGCGGCAGGTTCTGGATGTTCTACGCCGGCGGCGGAGCGGACGGCGCCGCGATCAGCCTCGCCACGTCGACCGATCTGTTCACCTGGACGCGCGAGCCGTCCGGGCCGCTCTTCCGGGGGATCGCGGCGCGCGACCCGATGGTGCTGCGGGTCGGCGGCGAATGGGTCATGTACTACACCGAGTTGTCGGGCCCGGGCGGCCACCACGTCGTCGCCCACCGGCGGTCCGCCGACCTCGTGCACTGGAGCGAGCCGGGCGTCGCCTTCACCGACGCGAGTACGGACACCACCGTCTCGGTCACCGAGTCGCCGTTCGTCGTCGAACGCGACGGCTGGTACTACCTGTTCATCGGGCCGCGCAACGGCTACGAGGGCACGGACGTCCTCGCGTCGCGGGACCCGTTCCGCTTCGAGCTCTCCGGGTACGCGGGCCATGTCGCCGGGCACGCCGTCGAGGTGGTCACCGACGGGGAGGCGTGGTACGCCACGGCCGCCGGCTGGTTCCGGCAAGGGCTGTACGTGGCCCCCCTGCAGTGGCGGGACACTCCCCCGCCGTGGCAGAGCCCGGACAACCCGGTGGCCGGGCTCGACGTCGCCGGCCGGCTGACGGTGTTCGCGCTCGACGCCGCCGACCGCTCGATGCTGCGGCGCGTCCAGGTCGACCCGTACACCGACTCCTGGTCGGAGTGGGAGACCTTCGGAGGGCCCGCGGGTGCGGTGCCCACGCTGGGCCGTGGCACCGACGGCAGGCTGGAGGTCTTCTCGCTCGCGCCGGGCGGCGTCAACCTGCACCACCGGGTGCAGCGTCCGGACGGCGGATGGGGCGACTGGGAGGAGTTCGGCGGCCCGGCCGGAGCCGCCCCCGCCGTCGCGCGCAACGCCGACGGCCGTCTTGAGGTCTTCGCCCTGAGCCCCGGCGGCGCCTCCGTCGCACGGCGACGGCAGACGGCCCGCGGCTCGGCGGCCTGGGACCCCTGGGACCCCGGCTTCGGCGGGGCCTCGGGCGCGCCCCCGGTGGTCGCGGCCAACGCGGACGGCCGTCTCGAGGTGTTCGTCCTCTCGCCCGGCGGTGCCGGGATCCGCCACCGGTGGCAGGAGGCCCCCAACGGCGCCTGGACCGCCGCGTGGCACCCCTTCGGTACGGCGGCCGGCGCCGCGCCGCGGGTCGCCGGGGACGGCAGTGGCCGGCTCACCGTCACCGCGATCGGTCCGTCCGGCGCGGGCACCTTCCTCCGGCGGCAGTCCGTGGCGAGCGGCGGCTGGGACGCGTGGGGGCCCCTGTTCGGCTGGAGCGCCGCCGCCCCGTCGCTCACCGCCAACGCCGACGGCCGACTGGAGGCCTTCTCCCTCGCGCCGGGCGGTGGCCGCCTCAGCCACCGCTGGCAGGTCGCCGCGGGCGGGAGCTGGGATGCCGGTGGGGAGTTCGGCGAGCCGGGCATCAGGCTGGCCGCCACGCCGGCGGTCGCGCTGGACGCCACCGGCCGGAACCACGTCTTCGCCGTCACCGCCGAGGGGCGGATACGGACCCGGGTCCAGGCCCAGCCGAGCGGCGGCTGGCGACCATGGGCCTCGTTCGGCGCTCGCACGATCGCGCCGGTCGTGTCGGGCAGTCCCGCCCTCTGA
- a CDS encoding SulP family inorganic anion transporter, whose amino-acid sequence MSSSATAPSPVARLRGLKPDWLRDPKVWRTEVLGGLVVALALIPEAISFSVIAGVDPAIGLFASFTMAVVISVVGGRRAMISAATGAVALVIAPLNREHGLGYLVAAVILAGGFQIVLGALGVAKLMRFIPRSVMVGFVNSLAILVFMGQIREIRDVPWAVYPLVVAGLALMVFFPKVTTVVPAPLVSIVILTVITVAAGIAVPTVGDKGALPSSLPVPGLPDVPFTLDTLTLIAPYALAMALVGLMESLMTAKLVDEITDTRSSKTRESIGQGIANIVTGLFGGMGGCAMIGQTMINVKVSGARTRLSTFLSGVFLMVLCIVFGPVVSEIPMAALVAVMVMVCFATFDWHSVAPKTLRRMPAGEIAVMTITVVAVVATHNLAVGVVGGSVTAMVIFARRVARVADVTAVTDPDGSTAVYRVTGELFFASANDLVGRFAYATDPDRVVVDLSSAHVWDASSVAALDAVTARYAQRGKTVEITGLNAPSAALHDRLSGELTPG is encoded by the coding sequence GTGTCCTCCTCTGCCACCGCCCCGTCCCCGGTCGCGCGCCTGCGCGGCCTGAAGCCGGACTGGCTGCGTGATCCGAAGGTCTGGCGTACCGAGGTGCTCGGCGGCCTGGTGGTCGCGCTCGCGCTGATCCCCGAGGCGATCTCGTTCTCCGTCATCGCGGGAGTGGACCCGGCGATCGGCCTGTTCGCCTCCTTCACCATGGCCGTGGTGATCTCCGTCGTCGGAGGCCGGCGGGCCATGATCTCCGCGGCCACCGGCGCCGTCGCCCTCGTCATCGCGCCGCTCAACCGTGAGCACGGGCTCGGCTACCTCGTCGCCGCCGTCATCCTCGCCGGCGGCTTCCAGATCGTCCTCGGGGCGCTGGGGGTGGCGAAGCTCATGCGGTTCATCCCACGGTCGGTGATGGTCGGTTTCGTCAACTCCCTCGCGATCCTGGTCTTCATGGGCCAGATCCGGGAGATTCGGGACGTCCCCTGGGCCGTCTACCCGCTGGTCGTGGCGGGGCTCGCGCTGATGGTGTTCTTCCCGAAGGTCACCACGGTCGTCCCGGCCCCGCTGGTCTCGATCGTCATCCTCACCGTCATCACCGTGGCGGCCGGAATCGCGGTCCCGACCGTCGGCGACAAGGGCGCCCTGCCGTCCTCGCTGCCCGTGCCCGGCCTGCCGGACGTGCCCTTCACGCTCGACACCCTGACGCTGATCGCCCCGTACGCGCTCGCGATGGCACTGGTCGGCCTGATGGAGTCGCTGATGACGGCCAAGCTGGTCGACGAGATCACCGACACCCGCTCCAGCAAGACCCGGGAATCGATCGGTCAGGGCATCGCCAACATCGTGACCGGCCTCTTCGGCGGCATGGGCGGCTGCGCCATGATCGGCCAGACGATGATCAACGTGAAGGTCTCCGGCGCCCGCACGCGCCTGTCGACCTTCCTGTCCGGCGTGTTCCTCATGGTGCTGTGCATCGTCTTCGGCCCGGTCGTCTCCGAGATCCCGATGGCCGCCCTCGTCGCCGTCATGGTGATGGTCTGCTTCGCCACCTTCGACTGGCACTCCGTCGCCCCGAAGACCCTGCGGCGGATGCCCGCCGGGGAGATCGCCGTCATGACGATCACCGTCGTGGCCGTGGTGGCCACCCACAACCTCGCCGTCGGTGTCGTCGGCGGGTCGGTCACCGCCATGGTGATCTTCGCCCGGCGGGTCGCCCGCGTCGCCGACGTCACGGCCGTCACCGACCCCGACGGGTCCACGGCCGTCTACCGGGTCACCGGCGAGCTGTTCTTCGCCTCCGCCAACGACCTCGTCGGCCGCTTCGCGTACGCCACCGACCCCGACAGGGTCGTCGTCGACCTGTCCTCCGCCCATGTCTGGGACGCGTCCTCCGTCGCCGCCCTCGACGCCGTCACGGCGAGGTACGCCCAGCGCGGCAAGACCGTGGAGATCACCGGCCTCAACGCCCCCAGCGCCGCGCTCCACGACCGGCTCAGCGGCGAGCTCACCCCCGGGTGA
- a CDS encoding serine/threonine protein kinase translates to MSGVVVHLPPGSGGADGGEPCGDAVTLRLGPGEVARFGRGSATTPVELRLADAAISRLAGEIRVTDDHWQLTNHSSTHSYLVENPEGAGEYLRVPPRRVGAPVPFEFARVVLPTRGDVPVSFQVFAPDHLYLDPDAMGVPWGSRTVTAYSLDETATYFLVLVALCEPRLRDQSRVAVPTTPQIVERLAGHLAGGTPTARAISSHIDYLAEEKLRMCLPGSHEPGKGDRRNGKREEIVGLALRFGLVREEHLALLPPLTGAGGRERPTAR, encoded by the coding sequence ATGAGCGGCGTGGTCGTCCATCTGCCGCCGGGGAGCGGTGGCGCCGACGGCGGTGAACCGTGCGGTGACGCGGTGACGTTGCGGCTCGGCCCCGGCGAGGTGGCCCGTTTCGGACGGGGCTCCGCGACGACCCCGGTCGAGCTCCGGCTCGCGGACGCGGCGATCTCCCGGCTCGCCGGGGAGATCCGCGTGACCGACGACCACTGGCAGCTGACGAACCACAGCTCCACCCACAGCTATCTGGTGGAGAACCCGGAGGGAGCCGGCGAGTACCTGCGGGTTCCGCCGCGCCGGGTGGGGGCGCCCGTCCCCTTCGAGTTCGCGCGCGTCGTGCTGCCCACCCGTGGCGACGTCCCCGTCTCCTTCCAGGTGTTCGCGCCCGACCACCTCTATCTGGACCCGGACGCGATGGGCGTCCCCTGGGGCAGCCGTACCGTCACCGCGTACTCCCTGGACGAGACGGCCACGTACTTCCTCGTCCTCGTCGCGCTCTGCGAGCCCCGCCTGCGCGACCAGTCCCGTGTGGCGGTCCCGACGACACCGCAGATCGTCGAGCGGCTGGCGGGACACCTCGCCGGCGGTACGCCGACCGCGCGGGCGATCAGCTCGCACATCGACTACCTCGCCGAGGAGAAGCTGCGCATGTGCCTCCCGGGCTCCCACGAACCGGGGAAGGGCGACCGCCGCAACGGCAAGCGGGAGGAGATCGTCGGGCTCGCGCTGCGGTTCGGCCTCGTGCGGGAGGAGCACCTCGCGCTGCTGCCGCCCCTGACGGGGGCGGGCGGGCGGGAGCGGCCGACCGCGCGATGA
- the helR gene encoding RNA polymerase recycling motor ATPase HelR gives MTTSTFDLPDRLSAKADPALVAGDEKHFADIAESLEQVIAELSDRLDTVRRAPGGIGREAMERDVEVHRLTARLRALRRFGLDLCLGHMVTADSSEPLYVGRLGLTDSSGRRLLVDWRSPAAEPFFGATHANPMGLASRRRYRWTRGRISDYWDEVFASDGFAGHAALDDQSAFIASLGTNRSARMRDVLGTIQADQDAIIRAGSRGALVVDGGPGTGKTVVALHRSAYLLYSDPRLGHRRGGVLFVGPHDPYLAYVADVLPSLGEEGVQTCTLRHLVPEGAGAPSETDPEVARLKSSADMVRAIEKGVRFYEDPPTEGMTVSTPWCDIRLSAEEWVEAFEAPGPSTPHNEARDLIWDELVTILWDKYEGEGMEDAVSPEQFRQALLHDKELVDTLHGAWPLLEPTDLVGDLWSVPAYLRMCAPWLGRDEVRMLQRANPQAWTVSDLPLLDAARQRLGDPKASARRRRHDASVAAERERMAGVISDIVEADADGEGAVTMLRGRDLQDSLIDESALPGADVDPLAGPFAHIVVDEAQELTDAEWQMLLLRCPSRSFTIVGDRAQAGQGFTESWRERLERVGLDRVEVASLSVNYRTPEEVMAEAEPVIRAALPDANVPTSVRSSGVPVVHGSVAELDAVLDTWLAEHADGIACVIGDPTFPATSRVRSLTPQLSKGLEFDLVVLVAPETFGEGIEGAVARYVAMTRATRQLVVLTSS, from the coding sequence TTGACCACCAGCACGTTCGACCTTCCCGACCGCCTCTCCGCCAAGGCCGACCCGGCGCTCGTCGCCGGCGACGAGAAGCACTTCGCGGACATCGCGGAGAGCCTGGAGCAGGTGATCGCCGAACTGTCCGACCGACTCGACACGGTCCGCAGGGCTCCCGGCGGCATCGGCCGCGAGGCGATGGAGCGCGACGTGGAAGTCCATCGGCTGACCGCGCGCCTGCGCGCGCTGCGCCGCTTCGGTCTCGACCTGTGCCTCGGGCACATGGTCACCGCCGACAGCTCCGAGCCCCTGTACGTCGGACGGCTCGGGCTCACCGACAGCTCGGGCCGCCGGCTGCTCGTCGACTGGCGCTCCCCCGCTGCCGAGCCGTTCTTCGGCGCCACCCACGCCAACCCGATGGGGCTGGCGAGCCGCCGTCGGTACCGCTGGACGCGCGGCCGGATCAGCGACTACTGGGACGAGGTCTTCGCCTCGGACGGGTTCGCCGGGCACGCCGCGCTCGACGACCAGTCCGCCTTCATCGCCAGCCTGGGCACCAACCGGTCGGCCCGGATGCGTGACGTCCTGGGCACCATCCAGGCCGACCAGGACGCCATCATCCGTGCCGGGTCCCGCGGCGCGCTCGTCGTCGACGGCGGTCCCGGTACGGGCAAGACCGTCGTCGCGCTGCACCGCTCCGCGTACCTCCTCTACTCCGACCCCCGCCTGGGTCACCGTCGCGGCGGAGTCCTCTTCGTCGGCCCGCACGACCCGTACCTGGCCTACGTGGCCGACGTCCTGCCCAGCCTCGGCGAGGAGGGCGTGCAGACGTGCACCCTGCGCCACCTCGTCCCCGAGGGAGCGGGCGCACCGAGCGAGACGGACCCGGAGGTGGCCCGGCTGAAGTCGTCCGCCGACATGGTCCGGGCCATCGAGAAGGGCGTCCGGTTCTACGAGGACCCGCCCACCGAGGGCATGACCGTCAGCACTCCCTGGTGCGACATCCGGCTGAGCGCCGAGGAGTGGGTCGAGGCGTTCGAGGCGCCGGGTCCGAGCACCCCGCACAACGAGGCACGGGACCTGATCTGGGACGAGCTGGTCACGATCCTGTGGGACAAGTACGAGGGCGAGGGCATGGAGGACGCCGTGTCGCCCGAGCAGTTCCGGCAGGCGCTGCTGCACGACAAGGAGCTCGTCGACACCCTGCACGGCGCCTGGCCGCTGCTCGAACCGACCGATCTCGTCGGAGACCTGTGGTCGGTCCCCGCCTATCTCCGGATGTGCGCCCCCTGGCTCGGCCGGGACGAGGTCCGGATGCTGCAGCGCGCGAACCCGCAGGCCTGGACGGTGTCCGACCTGCCGCTCCTGGACGCCGCCCGGCAGCGGCTCGGCGACCCGAAGGCGTCGGCACGCAGGCGTCGGCACGACGCCTCCGTCGCCGCCGAGCGCGAGCGCATGGCGGGGGTCATCAGCGACATCGTCGAGGCCGACGCCGACGGCGAGGGCGCGGTGACGATGCTGCGCGGGCGGGACCTGCAGGACAGCCTGATCGACGAGTCCGCGCTGCCCGGCGCCGACGTGGACCCGCTGGCCGGCCCGTTCGCGCACATCGTCGTGGACGAGGCGCAGGAGCTGACCGACGCGGAGTGGCAGATGCTGCTGCTGCGCTGCCCGTCGCGGAGCTTCACCATCGTCGGGGACCGCGCCCAGGCCGGGCAGGGGTTCACCGAGTCGTGGCGGGAGCGGCTGGAGCGGGTCGGACTCGACCGGGTCGAGGTGGCCTCGCTGAGTGTCAACTACCGGACGCCGGAGGAGGTCATGGCGGAGGCCGAGCCGGTGATCCGCGCCGCGCTCCCCGACGCCAACGTGCCGACCTCGGTCCGCAGCAGCGGTGTTCCCGTGGTCCACGGATCCGTCGCGGAGCTGGACGCGGTCCTCGACACCTGGCTCGCCGAGCACGCCGACGGCATCGCGTGCGTCATCGGCGATCCGACGTTCCCGGCGACGTCCCGCGTCCGCTCGCTGACCCCGCAGCTGTCGAAGGGGCTCGAGTTCGACCTGGTCGTGCTCGTCGCCCCGGAGACGTTCGGGGAGGGCATCGAAGGGGCGGTCGCCCGGTACGTCGCCATGACCCGGGCGACCCGGCAGCTCGTCGTCCTCACGAGTTCCTGA
- a CDS encoding serine/threonine-protein kinase gives MTAPHGVGGAGGLDDAREADDRTELLPPGYRVAGWVVTELIGAGGWSTVYAARRADDGADLAEGVPDRAGDGPGRAEGGPDRAGGSPGPLDVALKVMPTAGLAPRQARRIVDSARREVELGRRAGHPRLIGLLESFVLSAPDRPALDGAIVLVMERAAGSLRELLDAGVPEADRGRLIAGICEGLAHLHRSGWVHADLKPENILLGADGSVKLSDFGIATELTGTHGYAPPLGTLDYLPPERWRAPLGELGVQVRPSVDVWALGIVIHEVFASGASPFPGATPMARGAAVQEYGEGRAPLRMDHAVPPFWRALAADCLAPTHTARAPHTAESLLIRITAGQGAPGKGPGRLRARARAVLLAAALCGTAGATLWSDAVREGSTVAYGRAGATGGTVRVFNAERGCQDRVDRDPQCSLGLAVDPRRPYTADNVVPTRVWHGDVLAADCRVTDGQPIVDEADLQSTQWFRVRLPHGSALPAAWLPAVRTKDRPVLPECPRGAVTGN, from the coding sequence ATGACCGCGCCGCACGGTGTGGGCGGGGCGGGTGGCCTGGACGACGCCCGGGAAGCCGACGATCGTACGGAGTTGCTCCCGCCCGGATACCGGGTGGCGGGCTGGGTGGTCACCGAGCTGATCGGGGCCGGCGGCTGGTCCACGGTCTACGCGGCGCGCCGCGCCGACGACGGGGCGGACCTCGCCGAAGGCGTCCCGGACCGCGCCGGAGACGGACCCGGCCGTGCCGAGGGCGGACCCGACCGCGCCGGAGGCTCGCCGGGCCCCCTCGACGTCGCGCTCAAGGTCATGCCGACCGCCGGACTCGCGCCGCGCCAGGCGCGCAGGATCGTGGACTCCGCCCGTCGTGAGGTCGAGCTCGGGCGCCGGGCCGGACATCCCCGGCTGATCGGTCTCCTGGAGTCCTTCGTCCTCTCCGCACCGGACCGGCCCGCCCTCGACGGCGCGATCGTGCTCGTCATGGAGCGGGCCGCGGGCAGTCTGCGGGAGCTCCTCGACGCGGGGGTGCCGGAGGCCGACCGGGGCCGGCTGATCGCGGGAATCTGCGAGGGGCTCGCCCATCTCCACCGGTCGGGCTGGGTCCACGCCGATCTCAAGCCGGAGAACATCCTGCTGGGCGCGGACGGTTCCGTGAAGCTCTCGGACTTCGGCATCGCCACCGAGCTGACGGGGACGCACGGGTACGCGCCTCCGCTGGGCACCCTGGACTACCTCCCGCCCGAACGCTGGCGGGCACCCCTCGGGGAACTCGGCGTCCAGGTCAGGCCGAGCGTCGACGTCTGGGCGCTGGGCATCGTCATCCACGAGGTGTTCGCGTCCGGTGCCTCGCCGTTCCCCGGCGCCACGCCCATGGCGAGGGGCGCCGCCGTCCAGGAGTACGGCGAGGGGCGTGCACCGCTGCGCATGGACCATGCGGTGCCGCCGTTCTGGCGCGCGCTGGCCGCCGACTGCCTCGCCCCGACGCACACGGCGCGCGCCCCGCACACCGCCGAGAGCCTGCTGATCCGCATCACCGCCGGCCAAGGGGCGCCGGGGAAGGGCCCGGGACGGCTGCGGGCCCGGGCGCGCGCCGTCCTCCTCGCCGCCGCGCTCTGCGGGACGGCCGGGGCGACGTTGTGGTCGGACGCGGTACGGGAGGGCTCGACGGTGGCGTACGGACGCGCGGGCGCGACGGGGGGCACGGTCCGGGTCTTCAACGCGGAGCGGGGCTGCCAGGACCGGGTCGACCGGGATCCGCAGTGCAGTCTGGGCCTGGCGGTCGATCCGCGGCGTCCGTACACCGCGGACAACGTCGTACCGACCCGGGTGTGGCACGGCGACGTCCTCGCCGCCGACTGCCGGGTGACGGACGGTCAGCCCATCGTCGACGAGGCGGACCTGCAGTCCACGCAGTGGTTCCGCGTCCGTCTCCCGCATGGCTCCGCTCTTCCCGCGGCCTGGCTGCCGGCCGTACGCACCAAGGACCGGCCTGTGCTGCCGGAATGCCCGAGGGGCGCGGTGACGGGAAACTGA